In one Mucilaginibacter sp. PAMB04168 genomic region, the following are encoded:
- a CDS encoding serine hydrolase domain-containing protein, which produces MKLLYKSMLAGAMVLGLFSSCSHSKKNSVAHNDKPFEPQKLLKYNPKDADKEIDAFMQHLHQKSAFNGNVLVAKKGKIIYEGAFGWANHLTRDSLKLDSKFELASVSKTMTGTAIMQLWEQGKIKLDQDVRDFFPNFPYQGVTIRLLLTHRSGMMNYVYFVDGLYRSQHLNQQKGITNREVMDLIAQYKPAPFNQPNKRFLYNNSNYMVLGSIIEKVTGMPYAQYMQQNVFKPAGMTHTAVYSKATYDKIPVDVVGHDRNSWRYSVAQNFLDGPVGDKGIYSTIGDLYLFDQALKAGRLIKPATQDSAYTGRNPAIRGHFNYGYGWRIFEGPNEKVVYHTGWWHGFRHIFLRDMKNDVTIVLLGNLVNGSLLHLDDLYKMTGMPVVRKGAYRGTGETADD; this is translated from the coding sequence ATGAAGTTACTGTATAAAAGTATGTTAGCTGGGGCAATGGTCCTGGGGTTGTTTTCGTCCTGCTCTCACTCCAAAAAAAATAGCGTTGCACACAACGATAAGCCTTTTGAGCCGCAAAAACTTTTAAAGTACAATCCTAAAGATGCTGACAAAGAAATTGATGCTTTTATGCAGCACCTGCACCAAAAAAGCGCATTTAATGGCAATGTGCTGGTAGCTAAAAAAGGAAAGATCATTTATGAAGGCGCATTTGGCTGGGCTAATCATCTCACACGCGACAGCCTTAAACTAGATTCGAAATTTGAACTGGCATCCGTATCCAAAACCATGACCGGCACTGCGATAATGCAGTTGTGGGAGCAAGGCAAAATAAAGCTCGACCAGGACGTTCGGGACTTTTTTCCGAACTTTCCTTATCAGGGTGTTACTATACGCCTGCTGCTTACCCACCGCTCGGGCATGATGAACTATGTTTACTTTGTGGATGGTTTGTACCGCTCACAGCACTTAAACCAGCAAAAAGGCATCACCAACAGAGAGGTTATGGACCTGATTGCACAATATAAACCTGCACCGTTTAATCAACCCAATAAGCGCTTCTTATACAACAACTCCAACTACATGGTATTGGGGTCTATTATTGAGAAAGTAACCGGCATGCCCTATGCTCAATATATGCAGCAAAACGTATTTAAACCCGCAGGCATGACCCATACGGCTGTATACTCCAAAGCTACCTATGATAAAATACCGGTTGACGTGGTTGGACATGACCGCAACAGCTGGCGCTACTCGGTTGCCCAAAACTTTTTAGATGGGCCCGTAGGTGATAAAGGCATTTACAGCACCATTGGCGATTTGTACCTGTTTGACCAGGCGCTGAAAGCCGGCCGCTTAATCAAACCAGCCACGCAGGATTCGGCCTATACAGGTCGTAATCCGGCTATTCGCGGTCATTTTAATTATGGTTACGGCTGGCGTATTTTTGAAGGGCCTAACGAGAAGGTGGTATATCATACCGGCTGGTGGCATGGTTTCAGGCACATTTTTTTACGCGATATGAAAAACGATGTGACCATTGTTTTGTTAGGTAACTTAGTAAACGGCAGCTTGCTGCACCTGGACGATTTGTATAAAATGACCGGCATGCCCGTGGTTCGCAAGGGCGCCTACCGTGGTACCGGCGAAACAGCCGATGACTAA